A genomic region of Cannabis sativa cultivar Pink pepper isolate KNU-18-1 chromosome 1, ASM2916894v1, whole genome shotgun sequence contains the following coding sequences:
- the LOC115704076 gene encoding uncharacterized protein LOC115704076 produces MERVPVLIKSNGQWNEDHNYENYVASGEFIPTKCKYEELLQILVTSLGCENTSTTLQIQYQAKEGIPPIKICNDRSLYFYLELKMKETDFTTYPLCVNQENNNKTRAATPNSISTTTPIEYNVAMIENNTTTLENNITTTESYTTGQQTVEGEKSETIEDEEDKFDIIDYANLVAEEMVEQLENTSKKLDPEIDINNAKLITDKQHPEVEKGQAYKDKETLKNVLSYYAIKNNFQYKVWKSCSQEYSLKCVYESCNWSLRASRNGPTNTFIIRRFSNMHTCPINIRHEDQRQATSKLIGECIKPKFLNIKTKATAMDIKGELKYRFGIKMNYMKAWRSKEHAVNDLRGNASDSYSLIPSFLHMVEKTNPGSFVDLKTAEDNSLLFVFMALDASIKGWGACRPIVVVDGTFLKAAYGGTLLCACTQDATESYFSTSVLCCIRE; encoded by the exons ATGGAACGTGTACCAGTACTCATCaagagcaatggacaatggAATGAAGATCACAATTATGAGAACTATGTGGCTAGTGGAGAATTCATACCAACAAAATGCAAGTACGAAGAGCTACTGCAAATACTGGTTACTTCATTGGGGTGCGAAAACACCAGCACAACACTACAAATACAGTACCAAGCTAAAGAAGGAATACCACCGATCAAAATATGCAACGATCGAAGCCTCTACTTTTACTTGGAATTGAAAATGAAGGAAACAGATTTCACAACATATCCACTATGTGTGAACCaggaaaacaacaacaaaacacgTGCTGCAACACCAAATTCGATATCCACAACAACACCGATTGAATACAATGTCGCAATGAtcgaaaacaacacaacaacgcttgaaaacaacataacaacAACAGAATCGTACACAACAGGACAGCAAACGGTAGAAGGGGAAAAGTCAGAAACAATAGAAGATGAGGAGGACAAATTCGACATAATTGACTATGCAAATCTGGTTGCTGAAGAAATGGTAGAACAACttgaaaacaccagtaaaaaacTGGATCCAGAAATTGACATCAACAATGCAAAGTTAATAACAGACAAGCAACACCCCGAAGTGGAAAAAGGACAggcatacaaagacaaagaaacactaAAAAATGTCCTCAGCTACTACGCAATCAAAAACAACTTTCAGTACAAAGTGTGGAAGTCCTGCTCTCAAGAATACAGTCTGAAATGTGTTTATGAAAGCTGCAATTGGTCACTAAGAGCATCGAGAAATGGGCCAACAAACACATTCATAATCAGGAG gtTCTCAAATATGCACACATGCCCCATAAATATAAGGCATGAAGACCAAAGGCAAGCAACATCGAAACTGATAGGGGAATGCATAAAACCGAAGTTCTTGAACATAAAGACCAAGGCAACAGCGATGGACATAAAAGGGGAGTTGAAATACAGATTTGGCATCAAAATGAACTATATGAAAGCTTGGAGAAGTAAGGAACATGCAGTAAACGACTTGAGAGGAAATGCTAGTGACTCGTACAGCCTAATACCGAGTTTCTTACACATGGTGGAAAAAACAAACCCTGGATCATTTGTGGATCTGAAAACGGCAGAAGACAACAGCTTGCTCTTTGTTTTCATGGCGTTGGATGCATCCATAAAAGGGTGGGGAGCATGCAGACCGATAGTTGTTGTGGACGGAACGTTCCTCAAAGCAGCTTATGGGGGAACTTTGTTGTGCGCATGCACACAAGATGCGACAGAGTCATATTTTTCCACTAGCGTTTTGTGTTGCATTCGAGAATGA
- the LOC133033562 gene encoding uncharacterized protein LOC133033562: MPNFERNESLIKAAREIYPEIAHSYCGYHILSNLKTSFKQHAAKYNLPFFGAVKAYTEKQFEFHMAELDGLDKRIRPYLKKIGYEKWSRIHSQNKRYSTMTSNISESLNAANLAARELPITTLLECLRALVQQWTHTNRTKAQNTFTKLSPTGEDILLKNYTYSLNLEVKATTDYLFEVTRMKESWEVDLEKRTCTCNRFQIDEMPCGHAVAVMREMNMDPYTYCSDYYTKKNWLATYSGTVYPIGHQSEWEVPEEVKNITVLPPHERVKSGRPKTLRRKAGWERDQHNKCSKCGELGHNKRTCSRRRRRE; this comes from the exons ATGCCTAATTTCGAGCGAAATGAAAGCCTCATCAAAGCAGCGAGAGAAATCTATCCAGAAATTGCACACAGTTACTGCGGTTACCACATTTTGAGCAACCTTAAAACAAGCTTCAAACAACATGCTGCCAAATACAATCTGCCATTCTTTGGAGCAGTGAAAGCCTACACAGAAAAGCAATTCGAGTTCCACATGGCTGAATTGGATGGATTGGACAAACGCATAAGACCTTACCTCAAAAAAATCGGGTATGAAAAGTGGTCAAGAATTCATAGCCAAAACAAGAGGTATTCCACAATGACATCAAACATATCAGAATCACTGAACGCTGCAAATTTGGCAGCAAGGGAGCTACCCATTACAACGCTGCTAGAATGCTTGAGAGCATTGGTGCAACAATGGACGCATACTAATAGGACAAAAGCACAAAACACCTTCACTAAGCTATCACCAACTGGAGAAGACATACTGTTGAAGAATTACACATACTCATTGAATCTGgag gTTAAAGCAACAACAGATTACTTGTTTGAGGTAACAAGAATGAAAGAATCGTGGGAAGTAGACCTAGAAAAAAGAACATGCACGTGCAACAGGTTCCAAATAGATGAAATGCCATGCGGGCACGCAGTGGCCGTGATGAGGGAGATGAACATGGACCCGTACACCTACTGTTCAGAttactacacaaaaaaaaattggctgGCAACTTATTCAGGGACAGTTTACCCAATAGGACACCAAAGTGAATGGGAGGTACCGGAAGAAGTGAAAAATATTACAGTCTTGCCTCCACATGAAAGAGTAAAATCAGGAAGACCAAAAACATTAAGAAGGAAGGCTGGATGGGAAAGGGATCAACACAACAAGTGCAGCAAATGTGGAGAACTGGggcataacaaaagaacatgcAGCAGAAGACGTAGAAGGGAATGA
- the LOC115695827 gene encoding uncharacterized protein LOC115695827 codes for MAVTRSSPSPAKVTKPRKQSQKTRPKSKMGKKNLKENPPSPTSPSVKRKTIAGPSKNTRGKRPRTVVENSDSDFELDSEFLKSPVSVKGKGKSPVKVLPSSGVSEEIPVNRMVEDWECKYTRSQFYHSRVVTSGYYSVLGDIKRILTERQLEIFSKSVFGYFLRIPEYIIHYQLLHCLLLREVQQPNGLEFWVCVQGKYLRFSIEEFALVTGLDCHLDSDFYQFKQDDNELVKSCFKGYKKITKGAIQTAFIADNLKDNDDLAVKLAVLYFVQCYLLGGPPGKVVSSEEIDVVDSGRYNEFGWGKHCFDITMHSLKGKIDSGYKRVVRSDEDGGYYRLLGFPLAIQFWFFECCPYVIGKLSLYSNVGIPRILNWPKLPKDKEGMVKMDVMNTLIFDRSLKELKLRNLTPTSVERLSLSLTDFFSGETTPEAVKFKIKGGSKPAGQPGLMGSSSSTAHENVSRVEFEEFKKCLSVVVSQQGILMKSVAEMNKKLDILIESSQGGPTHNGSQSEDALRTSENEDDEDSTSEEDEDDKFDDDKGDDHHGDETDDDDDDLGGDGVGAGQDEAHTGDVRNDEGVVVPAVVSRDDDTGKVDDAKNSETVEPIPEIKQPDQSQGGEENIDVDATIASAVKAVENLIGSSTHAPAPVETSEKTDLEMVVFQETPILRPQKRDRKKGAVLKSPFIELASGASKSGSSSVSPDDSVYKVVKYVRGLCPLDNKIGEPVDPQLEADFVKWVDSGLRKHKSNTTTNVYCKGKDTIFPPFRFGVEDISNKMWFHNLAYPNCFLTNSHIDIIFYYLRKKIMYSAEPKIKVTTTDCLFCSSITTLYERFVEKNNDISVLSLSHNVAQYIQGGKILCATPWHLVDHVVMPINVKLQDHWICGRLNIVDRRIYLYNSLRSGRYMIVAKEACKPFSVILPYYFSMLDFKGLRNETKFSTMEPYPIVAVMVYPSSDCGVFVASFAEYFIDGKPIPSSDFDVEIHRDRLAALFYQYGMKKQTENIESESEAPPSLPKK; via the exons ATGGCCGTTACTCGTTCATCACCATCTCCGGCCAAAGttacaaaacccagaaaacaatcCCAGAAAACCAGACCCAAATCAAAAATGggtaaaaaaaatctgaaagaGAACCCTCCTAGCCCCACTTCCCCTTCTGTTAAGAGAAAAACCATTGCTGGACCTTCGAAGAACACTCGAGGAAAAAGACCTCGAACTGTTGTTGAAAATTCAGACTCAGATTTTGAGTTGGATTCTGAATTTCTTAAGTCGCCTGTTTCTGTTAag ggcAAGGGTAAATCCCCTGTGAAGGTGTTGCCATCATCAGGTGTTTCTGAAGAAATTCCTGTTAATAGGATGGTTGAG GATTGGGAATGCAAGTACACTCGATCTCAATTTTATCATTCTAGAGTAGTAACATCTGGTTATTACTCTGTTCTTGGTgacattaagagaattttaactgAAAGGCaattggaaattttttcaaaatctgtGTTTGGTTATTTTCTTCGAATTCCTGAGTACATAATTCATTACCAATTGCTGCATTGTTTGCTGTTGAGGGAGGTTCAGCAGCCTAATGGGTTGGagttttgggtttgtgtccaagggAAATACCTTAGGTTTAGTATCGAAGAGTTTGCGTTGGTCACGGGGTTAGATTGTCATCTTGATTCTGATTTTTATCAGTTTAAGCAAGATGATAATGAATTGGTCAAATCTTGTTTTAAGGGgtacaaaaaaattaccaagggtGCTATTCAGACTGCTTTTATTGCTGACAATCTTAAGGATAACGACGATCTTGCAGTCAAGTTGGCTGTATTGTATTTTGTGCAGTGTTATTTGTTAGGTGGTCCCCCGGGTAAAGTTGTTTCGTCTGAGGAAATAGATGTTGTGGATAGTGGTCGATATAATGAATTTGGGTGGGGCAAGCATTGTTTTGATATCACTATGCATTCTTTGAAGGGTAAGATAGATTCTGGTTATAAGAGGGTAGTTCGTAGTGACGAGGATGGTGGGTATTACAGGTTATTGGGTTTTCCTTTGGCTATTCAATTCTGGTTTTTCGAGTGTTGCCCGTATGTTATTGGGAAACTATCCTTGTACTCAAATGTTGGCATTCCAAGGATCTTGAATTGGCCTAAATTACCCAAGGACAAGGAGGGTATGGTGAAAATGGATGTCATGAACACCCTCATTTTCGATCGGTCTTTGAAAGAG TTAAAATTAAGAAACCTCACTCCAACTTCCGTTGAGAGATTGAGTTTGAGCCTCACTGATTTTTTCTCTGGTGAGACTACTCCCGAGGCtgtgaaattcaaaattaaaggtGGTTCCAAGCCTGCTGGTCAACCTGGCTTGATGGGTTCTTCTTCATCAACTGCTCATGAGAATGTCTCCCGAGTTGAGTTTGAGGAATTTAAAAAGTGTTTATCTGTTGTTGTCAGCCAGCAAGGGATTCTTATGAAATCTGTTGCTGAGATGAACAAGAAGCTGGACATTCTtattgag tCATCCCAAGGTGGTCCCACTCACAATGGATCTCAGTCTGAAGATGCTCTTCGTACTTCAGAAAATGAGGATGATGAAGATTCCActtcggaggaagacgaggatgATAAATTCGACGATGACAAAGGAGATGATCATCATGGCGATGaaactgatgatgatgatgatgatctggGTGGAGATGGTGTTGGTGCTGGTCAGGATGAGGCTCACACGGGCGATGTTCGTAACGATGAGGGTGTTGTTGTCCCCGCGGTTGTTTCGAGGGATGATGATACCGGCAAGGTCGATGATGCCAAGAATTCTGAAACTGTGGAACCTATTCCAGAGATCAAACAG CCTGACCAGTCTCAAGGTGGGGAGGAGAACATTGATGTTGATGCAACAATTGCATCTGCTGTTAAAGCTGTGGAGAATTTG ATTGGTTCCTCAACTCATGCCCCTGCTCCTGTTGAGACTTCTGAGAAGACTGATCTTGAAATGGTTGTTTTTCAAGAGACTCCTATTTTACGTCCTCAAAAGAGGGATCGGAAGAAAGGAGCTGTTTTGAAATCCCCATTCATTGAGCTTGCTTCTGGTGCATCTAAATCAGGTTCATCCTCGGTTTCTCCTGATGATTCTGTGTATAAGGTCGTTAAATATGTGCGTGGTTTGTGCCCGTTGGACAACAAGATTGGTGAACCTGTTGATCCGCAATTGGAAGCTGATTTTGTCAAGTGGGTTGATTCAGGTCTTAGAAAGCACAAATCTAA cacaACAACGAATGTGTATTGTAAGGGTAAGGACACTATATTTCCGCCATTTCGTTTTGGTGTTGAGGACATCAGCAACAAGATGTGGTTTCACAACCTTGCCTACCCTAATTGTTTCCTTACCAATTct CACATTGACATCATTTTCTATTATCTTCGTAAGAAAATAATGTACTCAGCCGAGCCGAAAATCAAAGTCACCACAACTGATTGCCTCTTTTGTTCTAGCATAACAACTTTGTATGAGAGGTTTGTTGAGAAAAACAACGATATATCGGTGTTGTCTCTTTCTCACAATGTGGCCCAGTACATTCAAGGTGGTAAGATATTATGTGCCACTCCTTGGCATTTGGTTGATCATGTTGTTATGCCTATCAATGTAAAATTACAGGATCATTGGATTTGTGGTCGTCTCAACATAGTTGACAGGCGCATATATCTGTACAATTCATTGCGTTCTGGGAGGTATATGATCGTCGCCAAAGAGGCTTGCAAGCCTTTCTCGGTTATTTTACCATATTACTTCTCTATGTTAGACTTCAAAGGCCTTCGCAACGAAACTAAGTTTAGCACTATGGAACCGTACCCTATTGTTGCGGTGATGGTTTACCCGAGCAG TGATTGTGGTGTTTTTGTTGCATCATTTGCTGAGTATTTCATTGATGGCAAACCCATCCCATCCTCTGATTTTGATGTGGAAATTCACCGCGATCGTTTGGCTGCGTTATTTTATCAGTATGGGATGAAGAAGCAAACTGAGAACATTGAAAGTGAATCCGAGGCCCCTCCCAGCCTTCCCAAGAAGTGA